In Luteipulveratus mongoliensis, the DNA window GGCAACCTCATGCTGATCGTGGCGGCCGTCCTGCTCGGCGGGGTCACGGCGCGACAGCGCCAGGTCACCGGCGGCGTCCTGGCCCCAATACTCACCCACGTGATCTGGTCACTGGGCATGGTGTCGGTGCTCCCTGCAGTCCTGGAGGTCACGTCATGACACGTCGGGTTCTCGTTACTGGAGTCACCGGATATCTCGGGTCCAGGCTGGTGGTCCCACTTCTCGAATCTGGTTGGGACGTCAGGGTTCTCGCGCGTACGCCGGCCAAGCTCGACCGACACCCGTGGCGCAGCCAGGTGGAGGTTGTGCAGGGCGACGCGACCGATACGGACACCGTCGAAGCCGCGATGCAGGACGTCGCTGTCGCCTACTACCTCCTGCACTCGATGGATGGTGCCGGTGACCTCGCGGATCGCGATCATGAGATGGCCAAGACCTTCGCCGACGCGGCTGCGGCGGCCGGCGTCGAGCGCATCGTCTATCTCGGCGGGCTCCACCCGGCCGGCCAGGATCTGTCCGAGCACCTCGCGTCGAGGGCGGACGTCGGGCAGGTCTTCCTCGACGGCGAGGTGCCGGCAGTCGTCCTCCAAGCCGCCATCCTGATCGGCTCCGGCTCGGCGTCGTTCGAGATGCTGCGGCACCTCACCCACCGGCTCCCGGTGATGCTCACCCCGCGGTGGGTGCGTAGTCGTATCCAGCCGATCGCGATCGACGACGTCCTCCACTACCTGGTGGGTGCTGCAGATCTCCCGTCGACGGTCAACCGGACCTTCGACGTCGGCGGGCCGGACGTCCTGACCTATCAGCAGATGATCGAGGGATTCGCGGACGTGGCCGGGCTGCACCGCCGCCTGGTCCTGATCGCTCCCGTGCTCACTCCGCAGCTCGCGAGCCTATGGGTCGGACTGGTCACACCGGTCCCGTCATCGATAGCCCGACCGCTGGTCGACAGCCTCGTGCACGATGTCGTGTGCGGTGAGCACGACATCGACCAGTGGGTCCCGGCACCCGAAGGCGGCGCCACGTCGTACACCGAGGCCGTACGCCGGGCGCTCACCCCGCGCGAGGACCTCAGTCCCCCGCCTGCGGCGAGCGTCTGGCCGGGTGACCCCGACTGGGTCGGCTGACAACGGCGTACGACTGCATTCGCCGGCCGTGCATCTGTGGGCCATCGCCGGGTTCCCGGGCCCTTCTTGACTGGACCCATGGACGTCTCACGCAGAAGCCTGCTCATCGGCGCGCTCGGCACCGGCATCGCCGCTGTCCCCTTGATCGCGGAAGCCTCCCCTCTTCGCGTCAGCGCTCGAACCGATCCCTTCACCCTTGGCGTCGCCTCCGGGGACCCGACTGCGGACGGCGTCGTGCTGTGGACCCGCCTGGCCCTCAACCCGCTCGATGAGTCAGGTCTCGGTGGTATGCCGAACCGGCCGGTCAGCGTGCGGTACGAGGTCGCGGACGACGAGAAGTTCCGCCGCGTCGTCCGCCGCGGCGCCCAGGTCGCCCGGCCCGAGTCGGCCCACAGCGTGCATGTCGAGCTGAGCGGTCTGCGTCCGGGCCGGGAGTACTACTACCGGTTCCGCGTCGGTACCCACGTCAGTCCGGCCGGTCGTACGGTCCTCGCGCCGGCCGGCCACGAGCTCGCGTCCGGCCTCTCGATGGCCTTCGCCTCGTGCTCGCAGCTCGAGCACGGCTGGTTCACGGCGTACCGGCGGATGGCCGAGGACCAGCCCGACCTCGTGCTGCACCTCGGCGACTACCAGTACGAGTACAAGGCCGGTGCCTACGAAGGGCGAGGAGGCAACGTACGAGATCACGCCGGTCCCGAGACCGTCGACCTCGCGAGCTATCGCCTGCGTCACGCGCAGTACAAGAATGACCCCGATCTGCAGGCGGCGCACGCCATCGCGCCGTGGCTGGTGGTCTTCGACGACCATGAGGTCGACAACAACTGGGCAGATGAGGTCCCTGAGAACACCAAGGCGGATGAGTGGAACGACACGGCTGCGCGCTTCCGCGTCCGTCGTGCCGCCGCGTTCAAGGCGTACTACGAGAACATGCCGTTGCGCCACTCCAGCATCCCGAACGGGCCGGACATGCAGATCTACCGTCGCCTGCAATGGGGCCGGCTCGCCAGCTTCCACATGATGGATACTCGCCAGTACCGCGACGACCAGGCGTGCGGCGACAGCTGGCAGAAGAACTGTGACGCCCGCCTCGACGAGAGCCGGACGATCACCGGTCCACGCCAAGAGCGTTGGCTGCTC includes these proteins:
- a CDS encoding NAD(P)H-binding protein, encoding MTRRVLVTGVTGYLGSRLVVPLLESGWDVRVLARTPAKLDRHPWRSQVEVVQGDATDTDTVEAAMQDVAVAYYLLHSMDGAGDLADRDHEMAKTFADAAAAAGVERIVYLGGLHPAGQDLSEHLASRADVGQVFLDGEVPAVVLQAAILIGSGSASFEMLRHLTHRLPVMLTPRWVRSRIQPIAIDDVLHYLVGAADLPSTVNRTFDVGGPDVLTYQQMIEGFADVAGLHRRLVLIAPVLTPQLASLWVGLVTPVPSSIARPLVDSLVHDVVCGEHDIDQWVPAPEGGATSYTEAVRRALTPREDLSPPPAASVWPGDPDWVG
- a CDS encoding alkaline phosphatase D family protein translates to MDVSRRSLLIGALGTGIAAVPLIAEASPLRVSARTDPFTLGVASGDPTADGVVLWTRLALNPLDESGLGGMPNRPVSVRYEVADDEKFRRVVRRGAQVARPESAHSVHVELSGLRPGREYYYRFRVGTHVSPAGRTVLAPAGHELASGLSMAFASCSQLEHGWFTAYRRMAEDQPDLVLHLGDYQYEYKAGAYEGRGGNVRDHAGPETVDLASYRLRHAQYKNDPDLQAAHAIAPWLVVFDDHEVDNNWADEVPENTKADEWNDTAARFRVRRAAAFKAYYENMPLRHSSIPNGPDMQIYRRLQWGRLASFHMMDTRQYRDDQACGDSWQKNCDARLDESRTITGPRQERWLLEGFKASRARWDILGQQVFFAEKDRNASADITDVSMDGWDGYAASRRRITQGWVDARVRNPIVLTGDVHRNWANDLKVDYRDPSAPVVGSELVCTSITSTGDGDGSTVEPTMPTNPHLKFYSDDRGYVRTRITPGAMRADFRVIDSVATQGGSVSTKASYQVLDGQRGLQRAL